The following coding sequences lie in one Montipora foliosa isolate CH-2021 chromosome 11, ASM3666993v2, whole genome shotgun sequence genomic window:
- the LOC137974681 gene encoding glutathione hydrolase 1 proenzyme-like, translated as MVAITGPKVAVGVVFFLVLGGLGGFLGWFFTQDDESAGGPYHKHAVATDTKMCSEIGNDTLNDGGSAVDAAIAAMFCLGVINMHSSGIGGGGVMLIYNRSAREASVIDFRETAPSNVANFTPNATGLKESRFGGLAIAVPGEVRGMHEAYKKYGRLPWRKLVEPSIILAREGFEISAAVADALNSTPGILEAIREDPGLRELLLDKDGNPYTKGQIIRNEQYAKTLEILQDHPESFYDGSLAKNISRDMSHINSKVSPKDLRQYEAVTRKPLKGELLNMTMFLSPPPSSGAVLALILNILKGYKMTPADRDGVNASVLTYHRIIEAFKFAYAWRSQLGDPAFNEKINKVAMEMIGQELGDLLRQRIQDYSTHHNLSYYARFYSHADYGTTHVSVLAENGDAVAVTTSINFRFGCRYRSTDTGIIYNNDMADFDIPDYDVVEPISPSPFNFPDPGKRPFSSMSPTILTDNKGDVQFVIGASGGKRITTAVSLVLMNKLWFGQSLSEAVDEPRLHDQLVPRNVTIEKKKKYRLEEEIVEGLEALGHDVQVGKVTDFAVVQAVYRKGKGGIYAKSDPRKFGAPAGQ; from the exons ATGGTTGCAATTACCGG ACCTAAGGTTGCCGTAGGTGTCGTTTTCTTCTTAGTCTTGGGTGGTTTGGGAGGATTCCTCGGTTGGTTTTTTACGCAAGATGACGAAAGTGCAGGGGGGCCATACCACAAGCATGCAGTTGCTACCGACACGAAGATGTGTTCAGAGATTGGAAACGATACCCTTAATGACGGTGGCTCGGCCGTAGATGCAGCGATCGCTGCTATGTTTTGCCTTGGAGTCATAAACATGCACTCTTCCGGAATCGGTGGCGGTGGAGTAATGCTAATCTACAACCGTTCCGCAAGAGAAGCAAGCGTGATTGACTTTAGAGAGACCGCGCCGTCGAATGTGGCTAACTTTACACCCAACGCTACTGGACTGAAGGAATCTAGATTTG GCGGTCTTGCTATTGCTGTCCCTGGTGAAGTGCGTGGTATGCACGAGGCTTATAAAAAGTACGGCAGGTTGCCATGGAGAAAGCTAGTCGAACCTTCAATTATATTGGCCCGTGAAGGATTCGAAATAAGCGCCGCGGTTGCTGATGCATTAAATTCTACTCCCGGAATTTTGGAGGCTATCAGAGAAGATCCTGGATTGAG AGAACTACTCCTAGATAAAGATGGCAACCCTTATACAAAGGGCCAAATAATAAGAAACGAACAATATGCAAAGACATTGGAAATCCTTCAAGACCATCCGGAATCGTTTTACGATGGATCATTGGCCAAAAACATCTCGCGCGACATGAGCCATATTAACAGCAAAGTTTCTCCGAAGGATTTAAGGCAATATGAAGCCGTAACAAGAAAGCCTCTGAAAGGAGAACTTTTGAATATGACAATGTTCCTTAGCCCTCCCCCGTCAAGTGGCGCCGTGTTGGCTCTGATCTTAAACATATTGAAAG GTTACAAAATGACGCCAGCTGATCGCGATGGCGTAAATGCCTCAGTTTTGACATATCATCGAATAATTGAAGCTTTTAAGTTCGCTTACGCATGGCGAAGTCAGCTTGGGGATCCAGCATTCAACGAGAAAATTAATAAG GTTGCCATGGAGATGATTGGTCAGGAATTGGGCGACTTGTTGCGCCAGAGAATACAAGATTACTCTACACACCACAATTTGTCGTACTACGCTCGGTTTTACTCACATGCGGATTATGGCACGACGCATGTATCCGTTCTGGCGGAAAACGGGGACGCGGTTGCCGTGACGACCTCGATAAATTTCAG GTTTGGGTGTAGATATCGCTCCACCGACACCGGAATCATCTACAACAACGATATGGCAGATTTTGACATTCCTGATTATGACGTGGTGGAACCCATTTCCCCATCGCCTTTCAATTTTCCTGACCCGGGAAAGCGTCCATTTTCGTCCATGTCTCCCACCATTTTGACGGATAACAAGGGTGATGTTCAATTTGTGATCGGTGCTTCTGGCGGGAAAAGAATTACCACCGCTGTTTCATTG GTATTGATGAACAAGCTCTGGTTTGGCCAGTCGCTTTCTGAAGCTGTCGACGAACCACGACTTCACGACCAACTGGTACCACGGAATGTCACcatagaaaagaaaaagaaatatcgTCTCGAGGAAGAGATAGTCGAAGGACTAGAAGCTCTTGGCCACGATGTGCAAGTTGGAAAGGTCACTGACTTCGCGGTGGTTCAAGCGGTTTACAGGAAAGGTAAAGGTGGCATATACGCCAAGTCTGACCCGAGAAAATTTGGAGCACCCGCGGGACAATAG